In Vibrio mangrovi, the DNA window TATGGTCAGATTCATACGTCGCTCCTATTATTGAAAGTCATCCGGATCAAATCCGGTAAATTTCTCCAGAAGTTCGTCATCCGATGCCGATTTTTTCGATGCTCTGGCTGGTTGTGGTGAAACCTCATCCTCAAGTTCATCTTCACCATCAAACAGACCAAGCTGTTTCATCAACTGTTCGATTCGGTTGAGTTTTTCATCAACATATTGCTGCAATCCGGCGCCAAGCTTCTCACCCTGATCCAATCTGGCAAGTAACACGTTCAGTTGAGCATCGTTTTCCAACAACGCCAACTCCTGTTCAGCCTGCTCATAACGCTTTTCAGTTGTTAACTCAGGCTGAGCCTCTACAACTAACGGAATCTTTTTCTTGCTACCAAGACGTGGATCCCGCGGTTGTGACGTTAATCGGGCGGCGGCTCCTGACTCTTCTGAATGGCGGCTTCCGCTTTTCAGCCCTTTTCTTTTCTTCAGCTTCTTACGCAAACGTCCTTCGATATCCGTCTGAGAACGCTGGCGAACGACAACGACATCAGTATTCCCGGATGATCTGGCTTTTTTCTTACGGCTCATTACTGGCTTTTCCTCAGTAAAATTACATCACTACCGATAAATTCGATTTCGAGATTATCCCGCTTTGCTAAAAAACGGAAAGTCTCCTGACTAAAAAAGCTTACATGGGTAAGGTCATTTTTATAATGCCACCCAGCAAACGCTTCAACATCCCTGACCAATTTGGTCATTATTCCGATATATCCCCCGGGTTTGACCAACGCCAGCCACTGCTGCCACACCTGATCCGGTGTATGTAAGTGTTCAATCACTTCTGTTGCAGTGACAAAATCATAAGTTGATTTCAGCGCTTTTGTCTGCGGGAAATAGAAAATATCGTACAAGGCCATCCGGAACCCTTGCTCTTCCATCATCAGAGAAAGAGTCGGTCCGGGACCACATCCAAAATCTAACCCTTGAGCACAAGGCGCAATCCGTTCCATCAGCGGCACCGTTAAACGGGCTAGAAAACGCCGATATCCCGGATCAGAAGGATGATTCTCATGCAGATCATAGATGGATTTTTCTGATTCTGCATCCAGACGAAATGCAGGCGCAACACTCA includes these proteins:
- the yihI gene encoding Der GTPase-activating protein YihI, producing the protein MSRKKKARSSGNTDVVVVRQRSQTDIEGRLRKKLKKRKGLKSGSRHSEESGAAARLTSQPRDPRLGSKKKIPLVVEAQPELTTEKRYEQAEQELALLENDAQLNVLLARLDQGEKLGAGLQQYVDEKLNRIEQLMKQLGLFDGEDELEDEVSPQPARASKKSASDDELLEKFTGFDPDDFQ
- a CDS encoding class I SAM-dependent methyltransferase, translating into MFSCPLCGSESLSFYHRDKHRDYWQCHQCYLVSVAPAFRLDAESEKSIYDLHENHPSDPGYRRFLARLTVPLMERIAPCAQGLDFGCGPGPTLSLMMEEQGFRMALYDIFYFPQTKALKSTYDFVTATEVIEHLHTPDQVWQQWLALVKPGGYIGIMTKLVRDVEAFAGWHYKNDLTHVSFFSQETFRFLAKRDNLEIEFIGSDVILLRKSQ